Part of the Acomys russatus chromosome 19, mAcoRus1.1, whole genome shotgun sequence genome, ctctaaaagttgaaaaaaaaaacaaatcaggcCAGCCAGATGGCCCAGctacaagcctgaagacctgagtttgatattcAAGGACACacgtggggggaggagagaactgacgccTGCAAGTTCTCTTCTGACACAGTGggatgtacacacatgcacacacacacacacacacacacacacacacaaagagagagagggagagatggcgGTGGTGGAGATagaagatagacagatagatagatagatagatagatagataggtaggtaaaTTAGATGtgatattagttacttttcttattgctgtgacaaactacTTGACAAATGCAgcctaaggaaggaaggggttgttttggctcacagttcaaggacaCACACCCTCCTGGTGACGAAGGCACGGTGGCAGGAGCACGAAGCAGCTAACCACATTGCATCCACGgtcagaggacagagaaagacacactggCTGGTGTTCagctcactctctccttttccaCTGAGTTGGAGACCCCAGCCCATAGGATTGGTACCATTCATATCGAGGGCTGGGCTCCGCGTCTCAATTAACCCAGTCTAGAAAACCCTTTCCAGAGATGTCACAGGCCTGTCTCCATGATACCTGCCAAAGTGACAATCATATTAACCATGACATCATCCTAAGAATCCAACAAATACCTGGAGCTGGATGCAATAAACCTGCTCCCAAGAAAAACCCTGAATAAACTCCCTGGTTTGACAGCTCACACAGTGGAAATACACTATTGGTTTCCTGCTCTTTGAGCTGTAGCCAGCAGAGAATGTTCTAGGGGGAACTCGCTTTTCTCTGTGTCCCACAGTCATCTGGAGTAAATTAGCTTCCTGCTGTCTTCCCTGCAGCTCTTAATTGGGGTGGTTTTTGCCAGCCGTAGCCTCCACCTTCAATGGCTTTCTAGCATTCATAGCAAAACTAATTGGCGACTACACTGCTCGACCACGTGACTTCTGAAATTGGTGACCTTTAAAGTCAGCTAAGAGGCTGGGGTGGATGGTGAGTAggcagagtgctcacctagcatgcctgaagctccgggttctatccccaggaccacataaaccaagtgtggtggcgcatgcctgcaatcccgGGCCTCTGGGAAGGAGACGAGGTTAGCATCATTAACCGGCTACACGtgaagttgaaggccagcctggaatctGTGGGATCCTGTCTCAACTGGTCTATCAGTGAAGTCTGCTAAAAGCAAGGGAAGCTGAAGGGTGGGTTTAGGTTTCCCCTTGATTTCACAAGATGTAGCCTAGCAGGCCCACGCTTTGGGCGTGTTCAGAACTTAACCTAGGAGAAAGAACTCATTCCTACAATGCGGTCTTATTACACCCAAGTCCCCCTGCTGACACCAGGGTGGGGATGTCACAGTACACTGTAAGAGTACCACACCCTCCCAGGCATCTACCACTTACTATACAGACCTCCGCCCACTGATGTCCTCTCAGAGGGACACACTGGGTCTTAATCCTACACTGGCTTTCTCCGGTGTCAGTTAGCAGCTCCTTGTGTGTCAAACCTGTGACCACACCTCTGCCCGGCCAGTTTGTACGTCTGTTTCCAGTCACTGTCTGGGGAGGAATTTCCTTATAAGCTCTCTCATTGGCTGTGGAATCACCTCCCCTGGGCAGGATGCCAGGCCTCAGGGAAAGAGCCGAGTTTCCAAGTATAGACTGTCCACCCGGACACTATCACAGCGATGATACCTGTACTGTTgtccctgcctctccttctggGCCCTGCAGTTCTTCAGGAGACTGGTGAGTGGTCAGAACAAAGGAAGGTTGggagagaaacaaagggaaagcAGCCAACAGAATGCTAGACCACGGGAAAAACCCCTCATGGACCTGGGATTTTCATAAGTCCAGTAGTAATGGGTTTTGCAAAGTTGCCAGTTAATTTAGCTCACCCTTCTAGGATTATTCGGGGAGTCACTGGACTTGTGTTAAGTAAGACcctaaaaaaaaacatgaatgtgAAGAGAACTAgtgatgtggctcagttgataaggTACTTGCCACGTATGCGTGAAGCCTCAGGTTCAATCCCTCGGCACTACATAAACCAAGTatctcacgcctgtaatcccagctcaaggaagctggagggaggaggtTTAAAAGTTCAAGGCAAGCATATGCTACATGCTGGGGTGTTTTATACCTGGCTTTATTGTAGGCCtcatgcctgtgcagcaagcCCCCTGTCAACTGAACTACACCCACCCATCAGTGGGGTGGAAGGCTGTACAGTAAGTAGGCGGTAGATGCCTGGAAGGTGTGTTATTCTTACAGATGGGGGAATTGAATAAGGACCACTctactctctgctctctcttctccccttcttccatgGGCTGGACCCATTTGTCTGACCATGGAGGACAACAAAAGGGATCCCAGGGGAAAACACAGAGGCAGGTTGGAAGGCTCCATAAGGAAACCAGGACCTTCCTCTGCAGTGAGATAAGGCAAGAGTCCCTAAGAGGGAAGAGCGCAGGGATCCCAGATAGAGGCACAGTCAATTCCAGGGAATGGGTGACGATTTCTAAGCTGCTGTGCCAGTTTAAAGACATTGATTGGTACGCTCACAGAATGTTACATAGTCATTTATGTCTGCTTTATAACAAAGCATTGTATTTAGAAAGTTAAGTATATTctaaagggactggagagacggctcagtggttaagaacatttgttgctcttgaagaggacctgtgtttgaatCCCAGAAACCATGTGGCAGCTCATAAGTGCTTGTTAAACCTAGtgccaaggaatctgatgccctcttctggactctttggGCACTTcatagacacatgcatgcatgcaaaacacacacacacacacacacacacacacacacacacacacacacatacacacacacgatttttaaaataaatattttttttaagtgttaagtATATTCTATGCCAAAAACCTGCATTGGTAATGAgcctctagagaaacagaactagCGAGATaaatatatggatggatggataaagacAGGTAATGGGTAGATAGGTGGATGGATATATGCTGGGTAGAAAGAGCAATAgggccttagttagggtttctattgctggaaTAAAAACACCTTAATCGAAAAGCAAgttggaaggaaagggtttatttggcttatgcttccagagCATAgtccattgctggagggaatcaggacaggaactcagttaacaggaccctggaggcaggagctgatgcagaggccatagaggggtgctgctcactggcttgctccacatggcttgctccacatggcttgctcagcctgctttcttttttttttttttttttttttttttttttttacgagacagggtttctctgtgtagccttggctgtcctagactcgctttgtagaccaggctggcctcgaactcacagcgatccgcctgcctctgcctcccaagtgctgggattaaaggcgtgcgccaccacgcccggctccagcctgctttcttatagaacccaggtccaccagcccaggaatggcaccacccacaatgggctgggccctcccccattggtTACTCATTGAGataatgccttacagctggatctcatggaatcacttcctcaactgaggctccttcctctctgatgactctagcttgtgtcaagttgacacacagaACCAGGCAGTACAGatatagatatgtacatatatatgtgtatatgtgtgtgattgatagatggatggatagatagatagatagatagataaatagatagatagatagatacagacagacagacagacagacagacagaggcagatccCTAGAGCTCATTTATGGCCCAGCCTGGATGGACTGATGAACTCcaagtccagtgagagaccctatatatttttgaaaaactaaagTGGCAGACCATAGGGATAGCTCAGCAGTAACAGaacttaccaccaagcctgataactaAGTTTGAGCCCTGAGACCCACGTGGAGGAGAGATCCAGATCCTACAAGTTGTCTTTACCTGCTACACACACAGtagcatatgcatgcatgtgcaagcacaagtcacacacgcgcgcgcgcgcacacacacacacacacacgcatacactaATGAGTAtaatccaaaaaaataaaagattgatgAAGAAAGACATCCCAATTTCATCCCTGGCCTCTACATCAGGTACATGGGCTCACACCCACAAGAACAGAtatgcaacaaaaataaaaataattaataataataataaatataatttctttaaaaaaaaaaaaaaaaaaggtgagggggctggagagatggctcagaggttaatagcactatctgctcttccagaggtcctgagttcaattcccagcaaccacacggtggcaaacgaccatctgtaatgagatctggcgccctctgctggcagtcaggcacatatgcaggcaaactgttgtatacataataaataaatctttaaaaaaaaaagatggagcgTGATGAAGGAAGACATCCCAATTTGACATCTGATCTCTCCACCGTGCACATatgctcacactcacatacatacaacacacacacacacacacacacacaacacacacacacaattaattctAAATGCGAATTAGAGGGCTACAGTGTAGAGATAACACAAAACAATCTCTGGCACGCCATCCTGAGTAAAAGCAGGGCCCTCTCACGTAAGTGAACCTCCCACGGTGTGGGGATGCAGGCAAGAGCAGGGGAGGAAGGGGCTCCCGGCCCAGGCCctccctccagggcctctgcagcTCCACAGTGGGCCTCGTATGCAGAAACCCCACTCCTCAaaatctcctcctcttctgcaggagaTTACTCTCTGGTCTTCCTCTACACCGGGTTGTCCAGGCCGAGCAAAGGCACGCCCAGGTTTCAGGCCACCGCATTTCTCAACGACCACGCCTTCTTCCACTACAACAGCAACAGCGGGAAGGCGGAGCCCGCGGAGCCTGTGGGGCCATGGCGTCAGGTGGAAGGGATGGAGGAGTGGGAGAAGGAGAGCCAGCTTCAGAGGGCCAGGGAGGAAATCTTCCTCGTGACGCTGAGAGACATCATGGACTATTACAACGACACTGAAGGTCAGTGAGCTGTTACAGACACATGAGTTGGACTGTCTTACCTGGGGCAGCCGGGTGAGCCTGAGTGGAAAGGATGgaactagacagacagacacacacacacacacacacacatgcacacgcacgcacacgcacgcacacacgtatgcacacacacatatgcacacacacgcacgcacacacgcacacacgtatgcatgcacacgcacactcacgcgcgcacacacacacgcgcccTCTTGCACAGACACAGAAGGGGTGGGAAGCACAGGTAGAAGTGGAAAGGTTCATCTACAAGCTGCCACTGGCATCtatctgcctcctccttccccatgACTTGCTCCATCCTCGCTCCAGACCTCAACTCCTAAGGCAGCTGTTCTGGACCTCCTCGTTGTGGCccgcttgggggggggggttgggaaggTGGCGGGGGTCTCATACCAGATATTTACCTTATGAttaacaacagtagcaaaattacagttatgaagtaggaacgaAAATGAGTTTATGGTTGGGGCGGGGGAGTCACCGCAACAGGAGGAGCTGTACTAAAGGGACACAGCATAAGGAAGGGTAAGAGCCACTGCCAGGAAGTGGTACCCGAGTGGCTTCTTACCCAGGCACCACTGAGGCTTCATCTTCGTGCCCCACCCACTTGAGAAGGTATCAGAGGCAACACTGTGCAGGACAAAAGCAATCGAGGAGAACTCCCAGAATCATCCTCTGGGGTCcgagtgtgcatgcatgggtaCACAAAtctgcatgcacactcatgcacttataccacacacacatacacacacacacacacacacacacacacacacacacacactcgcaccacaattgcttaattaattaaaaaaaaaaaaagaaattaagtatcTCTCTTGTCATttcagggattttctttttttaggtatTTCACTTAAACTTAACTGTATTTCATAGTTCATGCAACAAGGCAGGCGGGTGGGCCAGGGCGAGATCTGGGATTTAAATCCAGACATCCTAAGAGCTTTTAGGGCATGTACCAGAGCAACACTCAGGCCTGAGTAAACATCTGCTGTTGTAATCGGACTGACCTGTGGCAGGTGGGACACTCTCTGTAAGAGTCGCTGTTCGTGGGCAAGGGGGCTAAAGCCTAGAGAGGCTTGGAGTGAACATGGGGGATGGTGACTTATCAGTGactccagcacccaggaagctgagacagggagAAAGCTGTGAGGTTGTCACCATGTGGGCTACACACACTGAGATTCAAGCCAACCTGGGATCTCACGTCTtcttacaaagtgagaccctgtctcaaaaacaaacaaataagctgggcagtggtggtgcaggcctataaatcccagcactcgggaggcagaggcaggaggatcgctgtgagtttgaggccagcctggtatacagagcgagtctgggacaaccagggctacacagaagagaatccctgtctcgaaaaaaacaaacaaacaaatgaacaagatgCTAACCCCGGAAAGGTAGGAAACGATCCAAACACGTAGAGAGTAATGATTTGAATGCAATATAGAAGCGGTAAGTGGAAACTTCTATAATCTAGAAGAAACCATGAATGATTCCGGTTTAATTTGGAAATGGAGTCCAGCGTTATTGTGTTTAATTCCGAAGAATTCACCATCCACTAAAACATCTATAGGTTCACTATATgagatgatgaaaaaaaaaaaaaaacctctgaaatctgagtgcttgcttagcacacaagaggtcctgggttcagttcccagcagcacaTAAAACTGGTCTCACacacccctaatcccagcactagagaaatgaagacaggagagtcagaaattcaaagtcatccttggtaCCTAGACTATCTGAGATTATCACATGAGCTCTTCAGATGCAGACGGATGTAGACTTGAAATCtgcccataatttttttttaattctctaacTATAAAGAATGTGTTTCCAAGcaggagtagtggcacatgcttttaatcccagcaacttggaaggtagagtcaggtggatctctgtgagttcgaggccagcttggtctagaaagggtgttccaggacagccagaaacccTGTATGGGAACGGGGGGAGGGGAAATGTGTTTCCTCTCAGAGTGGTCTGAAACACCCAGCCATGtagtttcttcctctgctgtgtgCCTAGCTAGCAACCTGTTTGCCAAGTTAAAGAATTGAGTGTTtggcctggagagttggctcagaacttgggagcactgcctgctcttccaaaggtcgtgagctcaaatcccagcaaccacgtgatggctcacaaccatctataatgagatgtggtgctcTTTCCTGAGGTCCAGTCattacatgaaggcagaacactgtatacctaataaataaataaatattaaaaaaaataataattgaatgTTTAGATGCCCTAAGCATGACGGTCGCTCGGCTGGAGTTGGCACCCATCTGACTGACTCCCTGTGGGATCGGGGAGGCTTCAGGGTCTCACACCTTTCAGGGAATGTTCGGTTGCAAGatctcaaacaacaaaagcagtGGGGCATTCTGGAGGTACGCCTACGACGGACAGGACTTCATTGAATTCAACAAAGAAATCCCAGCCTGGATCCCCTTAGACCCAGCAGCTGCAAACACCAAGCAGAAGTGGGAGGCAGAAAGGGTCTACACACAGCGAGCCAAGGCATACCTGGAAGAGGAGTGCCCTGCCATGCTGAGGAGATACCTGAACTACAGCAGCTCTTACCTGGACCGAAAAGGTATGCACTGTTTTTATGATCTGCTCCTCGAACTAACTAAAAAGAAGCAAGGTAATCTCAGTTGTAGGGGATCATGGCAGGTTGCCTTATCAACCCCTGTTAGTCCATTAATTCCCCAGGGTTCATATACCAGGATCCATTCCTTCTGAACACAGAATGTGAGAACCAACTTTAGATTGGAAAAGCTAGACGGTCTAGTTCAAAGGGAGatcacctgcctagaatcccccagtgagaggctggggtgtggctcagtggtagagcacctgcctagaatcccccagtgaggggctggggtgtggctcagtggtagagcacctgcctagaatcccccagtgaggggttggggtgtggctcagtggtagagcacctgcctagaatcccccagtgaggggctggggtgtggctcagtggtagagcacctgcctagaatgccccagtgaggggctggggtgtggctcagtggtagagcacctgcctagaatcccccagtgaggggctggggtgtggctcattggtagagcacctgcctagaatcccccagtgaggggatgaggtgtggctcagtggtagagcattgtCTAGGATGTACAGGAGTCTGGATTCAATCCTTAGcagtaaaagaaaaagtcaggaaCAAAACTGGCTCGGTTGCAAGGTTCCATAAACAACCCTCACTTTGCAGCACatgctataatcccagccctcaggaggcttaGGCTAGAGGATTAtcctgagtacaaggccagcctacaTGACAAATACCAGTCCAgctagaccctgcctcaaaaaaaaaaatgggtgggagggacaaagaaagagagaaagaactggtACTTGGCTTCAGCAGACACTCAAATTCCATGTTTCAGATTCCAAACTCCAGAGTGGTTCCTCCATACAGTGATGCCTCGTGTCTtgttcagagagagagattgagtgTATAAACCATCTGGCTAGGGAGGATGAAcaagcaggagcagagcagagcgCCCGACACTGAGACCTCCACTGGAGAACAGCGAGAAAGACTATTTAGAATAGGAAAAAACTTGATGGACAGAGATGCGGATAGAACTAAGAAACTGGGCTGAGATTCTGGTGACCGGGGTTGGGCTATGAAAGCACACGCAAGACACTCAAAATTtgggcatggtgggacatgccagtaatcccagcactcagggaggacaTCACAAGGCCAGCCGAGGCTATATATAGTCTCTATattttagctgtgtgtgtgtgtgtgtgtcctgtctctA contains:
- the Azgp1 gene encoding zinc-alpha-2-glycoprotein, with protein sequence MIPVLLSLPLLLGPAVLQETGDYSLVFLYTGLSRPSKGTPRFQATAFLNDHAFFHYNSNSGKAEPAEPVGPWRQVEGMEEWEKESQLQRAREEIFLVTLRDIMDYYNDTEGSHTFQGMFGCKISNNKSSGAFWRYAYDGQDFIEFNKEIPAWIPLDPAAANTKQKWEAERVYTQRAKAYLEEECPAMLRRYLNYSSSYLDRKAPPTVTLTSRVAPGGNRIFRCLAYDFYPPRISLYWNRASKMLASESERGVFPSGNGTYLSWVEVEVPRQDGDPYFCHIEHSGLSQSLLVQWEETRKAKAESHGVARPQ